The Hemiscyllium ocellatum isolate sHemOce1 chromosome 39, sHemOce1.pat.X.cur, whole genome shotgun sequence genome contains a region encoding:
- the kbtbd13a gene encoding kelch repeat and BTB domain-containing protein 13 yields the protein MHPPSGYVRVKVENELFTVEKHVLIESSDYFRALFESGMRECTQEEIQLHELTACGFNVMLKVLKEDQPILDSDRILDAIECAAFLLVKPLTQHLIHTINSSNCLLMLHAAATFGLIDLVHASALFIRDVYTNVREDLSFLPEDQLDYIESLSPSTFVAVATHFPSEHHLDDFSRTMCYLDETDNHWIPLTLLPDKASTSLAGITVLDNNIYIVGGVDGLSKQIVKPCFCYDTERNSWSEFSSLQHPRYNLTLTGQDGCLFALGGMCKNTVLATVEKYHVASNTWSFAAHLPRPGAGIACACTMGRIFVCLWLPLDTTDVYEYRTHKDKWLLVTTLKRQQSYGHCMVAHNDNLYVMRNGPADDFLRCMIDCFNLTRQQWTALSGQYVNSKGALFTAAIRGDTVLTVNRMLTLIYNIQEDKWKPAKEGAGFPRSGSMHTFLLRLPKNRLSALQQN from the coding sequence ATGCATCCACCATCGGGTTATGTGCGTGTGAAAGTGGAGAATGAGCTATTCACCGTCGAGAAGCATGTGCTGATTGAAAGCAGTGACTACTTCAGGGCTCTCTTTGAGTCGGGCATGCGGGAGTGCACTCAGGAGGAGATCCAGCTGCATGAGCTAACAGCCTGTGGCTTTAATGTCATGTTGAAGGTCCTGAAAGAGGATCAGCCTATTCTGGACAGTGACAGAATCcttgatgccattgaatgtgcaGCCTTTCTACTAGTGAAGCCTCTGACACAGCATTTGATTCATACAATCAATTCAAGTAACTGCCTCCTGATGCTCCACGCTGCAGCTACATTTGGGTTAATTGATTTGGTTCATGCCTCAGCCCTGTTTATTAGGGATGTTTACACGAATGTAAGGGAAGATTTGAGCTTTTTGCCTGAAGACCAGTTGGATTATATTGAATCCCTGTCTCCAAGTACATTTGTGGCAGTGGCTACTCACTTCCCTTCAGAACACCACTTGGATGACTTTTCTAGAACCATGTGTTATTTGGACGAAACAGACAATCATTGGATACCCTTGACTTTGTTACCAGATAAAGCCAGCACGTCTCTCGCTGGCATTACTGTGCTGGACAACAATATCTACATAGTCGGAGGGGTTGATGGACTGAGCAAGCAGATTGTAAAGCCTTGTTTTTGCTATGATACTGAAAGAAACAGCTGGAGTGAATTTTCAAGCCTTCAACATCCTCGTTACAACCTGACACTGACTGGACAAGATGGTTGCTTGTTTGccctgggaggaatgtgcaagaATACAGTCCTTGCCACTGTCGAAAAGTACCATGTGGCATCTAACACATGGTCCTTTGCTGCACATCTGCCTCGCCCTGGAGCAGGTATAGCCTGTGCCTGCACGATGGGGAGGATCTTTGTGTGCCTTTGGTTACCATTGGACACCACAGATGTCTATGAGTATAGGACCCATAAAGACAAATGGCTCCTTGTCACTACGCTAAAACGCCAACAAAGCTATGGTCATTGCATGGTTGCACATAATGACAATCTGTATGTTATGAGAAATGGACCAGCAGATGATTTCTTGAGGTGCATGATTGATTGCTTCAATCTGACAAGGCAACAATGGACTGCATTGTCTGGTCAGTACGTGAACAGCAAAGGTGCACTTTTTACAGCAGCCATCAGAGGGGATACAGTTTTGACAGTAAACCGGATGTTAACTCTAATTTATAACATccaggaagacaaatggaagcCAGCAAAGGAAGGGGCAGGATTTCCTCGAAGTGGTTCGATGCACACATTCTTACTAAGATTGCCGAAGAATCGATTGTCTGCTCTACAGCAAAACTAA